The Brachybacterium huguangmaarense genome contains a region encoding:
- a CDS encoding Lrp/AsnC family transcriptional regulator has translation MITAIVSILVDSSRIPEVAQQIADVDGVQRVYSVTGDVDLIAVVAVRRHEDLAAIIADHIGKVDGVLDTTTNIAFAEYSSQDLAEGFSLGE, from the coding sequence GTGATCACCGCCATCGTCTCGATCCTCGTCGACAGCAGCCGGATCCCCGAGGTCGCCCAGCAGATCGCCGACGTCGACGGGGTCCAGCGGGTCTACTCCGTGACCGGCGACGTGGACCTGATCGCGGTCGTCGCGGTGCGCCGCCACGAGGATCTCGCCGCGATCATCGCCGATCACATCGGCAAGGTGGACGGCGTGCTCGACACCACCACGAACATCGCCTTCGCCGAGTACTCCTCGCAGGACCTCGCCGAGGGGTTCTCCCTCGGCGAGTGA
- the trpD gene encoding anthranilate phosphoribosyltransferase, which produces MTDATVTWPLLVAQLVRHEDLSAEQAAWAMNEVMDGQSSPLQLASFLVALAGKGVRGHELAALADAMVAHAVPLEAPEGSVDIVGTGGDLAQTVNISTMAALVIAGAGHTVVKHGNRAATSKSGSADVLESLGIRLDLPPQAVEAMAHRVGITFCFAQVFHPSMRYAVEARKGIGIPSVFNVLGPITNPGHPAASAVGVADATMAPTVADVFARRGTSALVFRGQDGLDEITVAAPTDVWEVRDGQVRRHVLDPAALLGLPRSPLDALRGGTAEENAQVARDLFAGATGPVRDAVALNAAAGILAARTAEAARAGETVSGSFDERFTGAFARASEALEAGEPRRVLAAWAEASAQA; this is translated from the coding sequence ATGACCGATGCGACCGTCACCTGGCCCCTGCTCGTCGCCCAGCTCGTGCGGCACGAGGATCTCAGCGCCGAGCAGGCCGCGTGGGCGATGAACGAGGTGATGGACGGACAGTCCTCACCCCTCCAGCTCGCCTCGTTCCTGGTCGCCCTTGCCGGCAAGGGCGTGCGCGGGCACGAGCTCGCGGCGCTGGCCGACGCGATGGTGGCCCACGCGGTCCCGCTCGAGGCCCCGGAGGGCTCCGTCGACATCGTGGGCACCGGCGGCGACCTCGCGCAGACGGTCAACATCTCCACGATGGCGGCCCTCGTGATCGCGGGCGCCGGCCACACCGTGGTCAAGCACGGCAACCGGGCGGCGACGTCGAAGTCGGGCTCGGCGGACGTGCTGGAGTCCCTCGGGATCCGCCTGGACCTGCCGCCGCAGGCGGTCGAGGCGATGGCCCATCGGGTCGGGATCACGTTCTGCTTCGCCCAGGTCTTCCATCCCTCGATGCGCTACGCCGTCGAGGCGCGCAAGGGGATCGGCATCCCGTCGGTGTTCAACGTGCTCGGGCCCATCACCAATCCGGGCCATCCGGCTGCCTCGGCGGTCGGGGTGGCCGATGCGACGATGGCGCCGACCGTCGCCGACGTCTTCGCCCGGCGCGGCACCTCGGCGCTCGTGTTCCGGGGCCAGGACGGGCTCGACGAGATCACGGTGGCGGCGCCCACGGACGTGTGGGAGGTGCGCGACGGGCAGGTGCGACGCCATGTGCTCGACCCCGCCGCGCTGCTGGGTCTGCCGCGCAGCCCGCTGGATGCGCTCCGCGGGGGCACCGCCGAGGAGAACGCCCAGGTGGCACGCGATCTCTTCGCGGGAGCGACCGGGCCCGTGCGGGATGCGGTCGCCCTCAACGCGGCCGCGGGCATCCTCGCCGCGCGGACCGCGGAGGCCGCCCGTGCGGGGGAGACGGTCTCCGGCTCGTTCGACGAGCGCTTCACCGGGGCGTTCGCGCGGGCGAGCGAGGCGCTCGAGGCGGGCGAGCCCCGCCGGGTGCTGGCCGCCTGGGCCGAGGCCTCGGCCCAGGCCTGA
- the ctaE gene encoding aa3-type cytochrome oxidase subunit III: MSDVTTATLPPRAAHAPTIGRPNATQIGTIVWLASELMFFAGLFAMYFTLHSMVPEVFYEGHEHFKLGYAMTNTAILVASSFTCQFGVFAAEEGRRSRTGSLLNLRRWGLVEWYTLTFVMGAIFVSGQALEYTELVENGVTLSSTPFGSIFYLATGFHGLHVIGGLIAFLFVLARSFTATNFGHHEAVSAICVSYYWHFVDVVWVGLFFVVYLMDPVFNGIGFNWSFF; the protein is encoded by the coding sequence ATGAGTGACGTGACTACAGCGACCCTCCCTCCGCGTGCGGCCCACGCCCCCACCATCGGCCGCCCCAACGCGACGCAGATCGGCACGATCGTGTGGCTCGCGAGCGAGCTGATGTTCTTCGCCGGCCTGTTCGCGATGTACTTCACCCTGCACTCGATGGTCCCCGAGGTCTTCTACGAGGGTCACGAGCACTTCAAGCTCGGGTACGCGATGACCAACACCGCGATCCTGGTCGCGAGCTCCTTCACGTGCCAGTTCGGCGTCTTCGCCGCCGAGGAGGGCCGCCGCTCGCGCACCGGCTCGCTCCTCAACCTCCGACGCTGGGGGCTCGTGGAGTGGTACACGCTCACCTTCGTGATGGGCGCGATCTTCGTCTCCGGGCAGGCGCTCGAGTACACCGAGCTCGTCGAGAACGGCGTGACGCTCTCCTCCACGCCCTTCGGCTCGATCTTCTACCTGGCCACCGGCTTCCACGGCCTGCACGTGATCGGCGGCCTCATCGCCTTCCTGTTCGTCCTGGCCCGGTCGTTCACCGCCACCAACTTCGGCCACCACGAGGCGGTCAGCGCGATCTGCGTCTCGTACTACTGGCACTTCGTCGACGTCGTCTGGGTCGGCCTGTTCTTCGTCGTCTACCTCATGGATCCCGTCTTCAACGGCATCGGTTTCAACTGGTCGTTCTTCTGA
- the qcrC gene encoding cytochrome bc1 complex diheme cytochrome c subunit, with product MKALSQHRHHPMAYLVILLLALVATGGLFVAFQPRAAQAEGASQEDIDAGRDLFVANCATCHGMGGEGRTDADGNALGPSLIGVGAASVDFQVGTGRMPMENAGPQARRKPAQFDDEQISQLAAYVASLGPGPSVPTSEDVDPALGDQAEGGEIFRVNCAMCHNAAGAGGALTRGKFAPPLTGVEPKHIYEAMETGPQNMPVFNDDNISAEEKRDVIAYLTALDENGSPGGLSLGSLGPVTEGLYAWTIGLALLLGCAVWLGAKAK from the coding sequence GTGAAGGCTCTCAGCCAGCACCGTCACCACCCGATGGCGTATCTCGTGATCCTGCTGCTCGCGCTCGTCGCGACCGGCGGGCTCTTCGTCGCCTTCCAGCCCCGCGCCGCCCAGGCCGAGGGCGCGTCGCAGGAGGACATCGACGCCGGGCGCGACCTCTTCGTCGCCAACTGCGCCACGTGCCACGGCATGGGCGGCGAGGGCCGCACCGATGCCGACGGCAACGCCCTGGGCCCGTCGCTCATCGGCGTCGGCGCCGCCTCCGTCGACTTCCAGGTCGGCACCGGGCGCATGCCGATGGAGAACGCGGGCCCCCAGGCCCGTCGCAAGCCCGCCCAGTTCGACGACGAGCAGATCTCGCAGCTCGCCGCGTACGTCGCCTCCCTCGGCCCCGGCCCGTCCGTCCCCACCTCCGAGGACGTCGACCCCGCGCTCGGCGACCAGGCCGAAGGCGGCGAGATCTTCCGCGTCAACTGCGCGATGTGCCACAACGCGGCGGGCGCCGGCGGCGCCCTGACGCGCGGCAAGTTCGCGCCGCCGCTCACGGGCGTCGAGCCCAAGCACATCTACGAGGCGATGGAGACCGGCCCCCAGAACATGCCGGTGTTCAACGACGACAACATCTCCGCCGAGGAGAAGCGCGACGTCATCGCCTACCTCACCGCTCTCGACGAGAACGGTTCGCCCGGCGGTCTGTCCCTGGGCTCGCTCGGTCCGGTGACCGAGGGCCTGTACGCGTGGACGATCGGTCTCGCGCTCCTGCTGGGCTGCGCCGTGTGGCTGGGGGCGAAGGCCAAGTGA